The nucleotide sequence ATGCCAGTGAAAAGCCGGTTATCAATCAGATAGAGCTTCATCCGTTGTTGTCCCAGGTTGAACTGCGTGAATTCTGTCAGCAAAATGATATTAAAGTAGAAGCATGGTCACCATTGTCCAGAGGGAGATTCTTTGATGAACCTGTGCTCGGTAAGATTGCGGAACAGTACGGAAAGACCCCTGCCCAGATCATTTTAAGGTGGCACCTGCAAAATCAAATTATCCCGATTCCTAAATCTGTCACACCTTCAAGGTTAAAAGAAAATGCCGATATTTTCGATTTCCAGCTGAGTCAAAAAGAGCTGGAAAAGATAAATGGACTTAACAAGGACCAACGATTTGGAGGAGATCCTGATCATATTGATTTTTGAAGCAGTTAAAACAGCATCCAATTATGGAGTTTTTAAAATGAAATTTTTTCACAATGATGGACTGAATTCCAATCAGTCCGTTTTTTATTTAAAGAAATGGATACATTAAAAGAAAGAGGAAACTGCGTGCTGACAATTGTTAGGGCTTAATTAAATCCAGGAAGGTTTTAAAATAATCTATGGGTGGTAATGTAGTTGTACAAGCAGAAAACAACAAGATTCAACTTCTTAGAATACTGCTTGTTAGACTGCAGAACCCCTTGGTTTAACACCATGGAATTTGAGGTAATATAAGGTTAGAGCAAGCTGTTTAGCTCCCGGGAAGCAATGAAAATCAGCATAGCTAATTTTACATCACTGCAGTTTGAACTCTTTAAAAGGGTGTAAAACCCCTTAGCACTATTACTACTTGTAAAATACATCTACATTTTAAGGAGGAAAAACATTATGATGAGTTTTCTTTGGGCATTAATTATTGGTGGTATTATTGGGTGGTTAGCAGGATTGATTATGGGCAGAGATATTCCTGGTGGCATCATCGGTAACATCATTGCTGGTTTCGTAGGTGCTTGGATTGGACAGGCAATCTTAGGAAACTGGGGACCTGTCGTTGCTGACTTTGCAATTATCCCGGCATTGATCGGTGCGATTGCATTAGTATTCATCGTCAGTCTTGTAATGAAGAGCATGAGTAAAGCTGACTAATAAGAAAAATCCTTCCGACTTCGGAAGGATTTTTTTGTGGGAAAATTTAAAGGCGTATCCTTAAATCTCATACGGATCAATATTAATAAATATCGGTGAATGGTCGATAAAAGGTGCGTGGCAGATAATTTTTTCCTGTGTAAACGGATGGGTGAATTCCATTTTTACCGCATGCAGTGCTTGTCTGTGAAATGCATCGCTTCCGCCGTAAAGGCTGTCCCCAGCGAGTGGATGGCCTATAGTGCTGAAATGCACCCGAATTTGATGAGTCCTGCCGGTATCCAGTATACATTGGACAAGGGTCAGGTTTTCCTTTTTCGTTTGATCCAATACTTTAAAATGGGTGATGGCCTGTTGGCCTGTCTCCGAAACTCTTCTTCTTGTTGGATGATGCCGGTCGCGGCCTATTGGTTTATTGATTGTTCCTTTTTTCTGTCTGATGACTCCGTCAGCCAACGCCAAATAGGTTCTTTTAATGGCACGTTCCTCAAGCATTTTATCGAGGATAGCTGTTATTAGCGGGTATTTGGCAAATAGCACAGCACCTGTTGTGTCCCGGTCAAGCCTGTGTATATGACGTGGGCGGGTAATCTCTCCATTTGACTGCATATGGAAAGCGGCCGCATTCGCCAGAGTGCCACCCTGGCCGCTCTCATTTGGGTGGGTGTCCATTCCTGCCGGTTTATTGAATACAATCAGATGGTCATCCTCATAGATGACATCAACATTCAAGTATTCAGGGCTGACAGTTACCTCTTCTTCAGCAAAAAGCTTCATGCTTAAGCGATTATTTTTTTTGAGTGGGTGTGTCCAATCGGGAATTTGTCCGTTAATCAGGACGTTCTTTTCCATCCTTAAGTGATGGACCAATTTTTTCGGGGCTTTCCAAAAATCCTTGAAAAGAGTTTCAAGAGTGTGTCTTTCCCATTCAACGGGAATGACCAGTTCAAACCATTCGGCTTTTTTGTTAGTTTGAATCATATTTGTCTCCTGACTTGTTTGTTTATTTTTATTGTTGCTTAACGAAAACAGCCTTCTAAACAACTCGTTTACAATAGAGAGGAATCTGTCAACTTTTACCGCATGCATGGGCATAATTACCACCCAGTTAAATGGAATGGATATGTTATTCTAGGTATATATATTACGAATAGATTACAAAAGGGTATAAAAAGGTGGGTCGAACATTGAAAATTGTTTTTGCGTCTACACCCGGACAAGAAGAGAAAGTAATAGAACTGGCAAGGTATTTTTACACAGATATTTTTCCATTGTACTTTTCGGATGAAGACATTCATGAATTTGAAAGGCTTGAAGTATTACATACAAGACCAGAACAGTTCGAGAGATTCAGTACACTCGGAGATGCCTTTAAGGTGATCACAAGCATGCAGACATTGATCTCTATTTTGGAGTCTGGCCATATTCCTGGAAAATATCAGTCGATGTTCCGCAAAAATGTGCAGACATTGACAGACTACGGAATTTGTTTCCCATTTAATTACAGTCAATTTTCTGACTCCAAGCATGTTCATCTAGATTATATCAGTACTTATACGAAAGCCGCCAATAGACTGTTACTATAAGTACTGCACTGTTGTCGGACAGTCGCCAATTGGAAACATTCAATATCTAACCTAAATGAAAACGCCTGCGATTCGCAGGCGTTTTGACGTTATTCTAAAGTGTTTTCATTGAACCAATTTTCAAAAGTCGCTTCTTCCTGGTAGCCAACGATCCTGTTGATTTCTTTTCCATCTTTGTATTGTACAATTGTTGGAGTCGATTCGATACCAAAATCATTCCATCCTTGTTCAAACTCCAGAAGGTTGTATTGTACGAGATCAACACCCATATCCTCTGCTAGAGGGGCAACGACTGGAGTGGTCCGGACGCAGTGAGGGCATGTAGGACTGTGGAAATAAACAGTAACATCCTCACCGTTTTCAATTTTTTCCTTTAGATTTTCAGGCAAGATGATATTTTTATAGTTCGGATCATCCAGCTGTTTGACGGTTTCTGGGTGAAGTGTATCTTTCCCATATGGATTTCCCTCTGCCTTTTCCTCATTTTGCGCTTTATTTACCAAAAATAATGCTGCGAATAATCCAATGATAATTAATAAAAAAATAATAACCTTTTTCAACTTATGCTTCCTCCTTAGATTTCTTCCAGATTATCAGGCTTAATGAAAAAATAATGATAAATGCAGTTAAAGCCAGGAATGGGATTGAAATGAAACCAAGCCAGTTGATATATTGGCCTGTACAAGGCACTCTCCCGCAAGTATCAGCATTGTCAGCCATGAAAGGCACCTTTTGCAATGAATAATGGTACAGTGAAATCAATCCGCCGACAGCTGCCATAATCATCGTATAAAAGGAAATCTTATAATCTTTTTTGACCACAGCTATACCCAGTATCAAGGCAAAAGGATACATCAGGATTCGCTGATACCAACACAGCAGACAAGGCTCATACTGCCGGATTTCTGAGAAATACAAACTGCCAAACATGGCGATGATCGATGTAGCCCAAGCCGCAAATAAAAACGACTCCCTCGGATCTTTTTTCGTCTCTTTCAAGCTAATCTCCCCTAAGCTATGTAATCTCTATTTAAACATTCTTTATAAAAGAAATATCTCTCATTACATCTTAAGGAATGTAATAAAATAATTCAATTAACATTATGTGAAATAATTTTTCCCAATATAAAGGGAGAAGCTAAATAAAGAGTTATAACCGATCCATTTAGGGTATAGGAATATGATGATGATTTTTAGTTTTATTCTTTTTTTACATAAGAAGTAACAGTAAAGGCCTTATACAAAGCGAATTTATTTATTGAAAGGATGCAGGATAATATGAGTGAATTGGATTTGTCCAAATTTGAAAAACGAATGATCATCCGCAACACGAAGCAAGAGGATATTGAAGAAATCATTAAAATGCAGAACAGCTGCTTTCCTGGGATGCAGCCATGGAAGCTTGATCAGCTGGAAAGCCATCTTGAAATCTTTCCTGAAGGCCAATTTGTCGCTGAATATGATGGGAAGGTAGTTGGCTCCTGCTCAAGTCTGATTATAAACTTTGATGAATACGATGATCGCCACAGCTGGGATGATGTCACAGATGAAGGCTATATTACGAACCATAATCCAGATGGCTATAATTTATATGGAATTGAAGTCATGACCCATCCGGAGTTCAGAAGGATGAAGGTCGGATACCGTTTGTATGAAGCAAGAAAGGATCTGGCAAGGCAGATGAACCTGAAAAGTATCATCATCGGCGGCAGGATCCCAAATTATCATCTCCATGCAGAAGAAATGTCACCTCGTGAATATGTACGCCAGGTCGCATCGCATAAAATCTATGACCCGGTACTCTCATTCCAGTTGAGAAATGACTTCACGCTGATGAGGATCAATCCTAACTATTTGCCGGATGAC is from Mesobacillus boroniphilus and encodes:
- a CDS encoding GlsB/YeaQ/YmgE family stress response membrane protein, producing MSFLWALIIGGIIGWLAGLIMGRDIPGGIIGNIIAGFVGAWIGQAILGNWGPVVADFAIIPALIGAIALVFIVSLVMKSMSKAD
- a CDS encoding thioredoxin family protein; its protein translation is MKKVIIFLLIIIGLFAALFLVNKAQNEEKAEGNPYGKDTLHPETVKQLDDPNYKNIILPENLKEKIENGEDVTVYFHSPTCPHCVRTTPVVAPLAEDMGVDLVQYNLLEFEQGWNDFGIESTPTIVQYKDGKEINRIVGYQEEATFENWFNENTLE
- a CDS encoding YhcU family protein, which translates into the protein MKIVFASTPGQEEKVIELARYFYTDIFPLYFSDEDIHEFERLEVLHTRPEQFERFSTLGDAFKVITSMQTLISILESGHIPGKYQSMFRKNVQTLTDYGICFPFNYSQFSDSKHVHLDYISTYTKAANRLLL
- a CDS encoding disulfide oxidoreductase; amino-acid sequence: MKETKKDPRESFLFAAWATSIIAMFGSLYFSEIRQYEPCLLCWYQRILMYPFALILGIAVVKKDYKISFYTMIMAAVGGLISLYHYSLQKVPFMADNADTCGRVPCTGQYINWLGFISIPFLALTAFIIIFSLSLIIWKKSKEEA
- a CDS encoding RluA family pseudouridine synthase, which translates into the protein MIQTNKKAEWFELVIPVEWERHTLETLFKDFWKAPKKLVHHLRMEKNVLINGQIPDWTHPLKKNNRLSMKLFAEEEVTVSPEYLNVDVIYEDDHLIVFNKPAGMDTHPNESGQGGTLANAAAFHMQSNGEITRPRHIHRLDRDTTGAVLFAKYPLITAILDKMLEERAIKRTYLALADGVIRQKKGTINKPIGRDRHHPTRRRVSETGQQAITHFKVLDQTKKENLTLVQCILDTGRTHQIRVHFSTIGHPLAGDSLYGGSDAFHRQALHAVKMEFTHPFTQEKIICHAPFIDHSPIFINIDPYEI